The following are encoded in a window of Ricinus communis isolate WT05 ecotype wild-type chromosome 4, ASM1957865v1, whole genome shotgun sequence genomic DNA:
- the LOC8289722 gene encoding protein DETOXIFICATION 12 isoform X1, translated as MEESLLLKDDRYEKREDAGGSSGTALTWPIFTQEMKKQGYLAGPMVAVILSQYLLQVISLMIAGHLGQLALSSTAIAISLAGVTGFSVLMGLASALETLSGQAYGAKQYQKVGIQTQTAIFCLILASIPLSILWIFMGKILVLIGQDPAISHEAGKFLTWLVPSLFAYTAIQGLVRYFQMQSLITPMLISSCATLCFHIPVCWVLTLHSGLENLGAALAMDISNWLFVIILGLYMKYSSACDQTRAPISMELFHGIGEFFRLAIPSAVMSCLEWWSFELVVLLSGLLPNPRLETSVLSICITTISTIYCIAYGLGAAASTRVSNELGAGNPQAARIAVYAVLFLGIVESTLVSGTLFASRHVFGYAFSNSKEVVDYVTTISPLISLSVIMDCLQGVLSGVARGCGWQHVGAYVNLVAFYICGIPVAVLLGFWLKFRGIGLWIGIQVGEVIQVVLLAIVTGCINWEKQAKMAREWLLGERSSIESGVM; from the exons ATGGAAGAGAGCTTGTTGCTAAAAGATGATAGATACGAGAAAAGAGAAGATGCCGGTGGTAGTTCAGGAACTGCTCTAACATGGCCTATATTCACTcaagaaatgaagaaacaaGGTTATCTAGCGGGTCCTATGGTAGCTGTTATCCTTTCGCAGTACCTTTTGCAAGTTATTTCCTTGATGATAGCTGGTCACCTTGGCCAGCTTGCTCTCTCTAGCACCGCCATCGCCATTTCTCTTGCTGGTGTTACTGGTTTTAGTGTTCTT ATGGGGTTGGCAAGTGCTTTGGAAACTCTAAGTGGACAAGCTTATGGAGCTAAGCAATATCAAAAAGTTGGAATTCAAACCCAAACAGCAATATTCTGTTTAATCTTAGCTTCTATCCCTCTTTCTATATTATGGATATTCATGGGAAAGATTCTTGTTTTGATTGGCCAAGACCCTGCAATTTCACATGAAGCTGGTAAATTTTTGACGTGGCTTGTTCCTTCACTCTTTGCCTACACAGCTATTCAGGGACTTGTTCGATATTTTCAAATGCAAAGTTTGATCACTCCTATGCTGATAAGTTCTTGTGCAACTCTTTGTTTCCATATACCTGTCTGTTGGGTTTTAACACTCCATTCAGGACTAGAAAACCTTGGAGCAGCATTAGCAATGGATATATCAAACTGgttatttgtaattattctTGGACTATACATGAAGTACTCTTCTGCTTGTGACCAAACTCGTGCCCCTATTTCTATGGAGTTATTCCATGGGATTGGAGAGTTCTTCCGCTTAGCTATCCCTTCTGCAGTAATGTCATG CCTTGAATGGTGGTCATTTGAGCTGGTCGTCTTGCTCTCAGGGCTCTTACCGAATCCAAGGCTTGAAACTTCTGTTCTATCTATCTG TATCACGACTATTTCTACAATCTATTGTATTGCATATGGACTTGGCGCTGCAGCAAG CACTAGAGTCTCAAATGAATTAGGAGCAGGAAACCCACAAGCTGCACGCATTGCTGTTTATGCTGTGTTGTTTCTTGGAATTGTTGAATCAACTTTAGTAAGCGGAACCCTTTTCGCCAGCCGTCATGTTTTTGGGTATGCTTTCAGCAACTCGAAGGAAGTAGTCGATTATGTTACGACCATATCTCCTCTGATTTCTTTGTCAGTTATAATGGACTGCCTACAAGGGGTGCTTTCAG GAGTTGCAAGGGGGTGCGGATGGCAGCATGTAGGGGCTTATGTCAACCTTGTGGCCTTTTATATTTGTGGGATTCCAGTGGCTGTCCTCTTGGGTTTCTGGTTAAAGTTTAGAGGGATTGGCCTTTGGATTGGAATACAAGTTGGTGAAGTTATACAAGTAGTTTTGCTCGCTATAGTTACAGGATGCATAAATTGGGAAAAACAG GCAAAAATGGCGAGGGAATGGTTATTAGGAGAAAGATCTTCAATCGAGAGTGGAGTAATGTAA
- the LOC8289722 gene encoding protein DETOXIFICATION 12 isoform X2 — MKKSSDPLLIRVNKMGLASALETLSGQAYGAKQYQKVGIQTQTAIFCLILASIPLSILWIFMGKILVLIGQDPAISHEAGKFLTWLVPSLFAYTAIQGLVRYFQMQSLITPMLISSCATLCFHIPVCWVLTLHSGLENLGAALAMDISNWLFVIILGLYMKYSSACDQTRAPISMELFHGIGEFFRLAIPSAVMSCLEWWSFELVVLLSGLLPNPRLETSVLSICITTISTIYCIAYGLGAAASTRVSNELGAGNPQAARIAVYAVLFLGIVESTLVSGTLFASRHVFGYAFSNSKEVVDYVTTISPLISLSVIMDCLQGVLSGVARGCGWQHVGAYVNLVAFYICGIPVAVLLGFWLKFRGIGLWIGIQVGEVIQVVLLAIVTGCINWEKQAKMAREWLLGERSSIESGVM, encoded by the exons ATGAAAAAATCTAGTGACCCTCTGCTTATAAGAGTCAATAAG ATGGGGTTGGCAAGTGCTTTGGAAACTCTAAGTGGACAAGCTTATGGAGCTAAGCAATATCAAAAAGTTGGAATTCAAACCCAAACAGCAATATTCTGTTTAATCTTAGCTTCTATCCCTCTTTCTATATTATGGATATTCATGGGAAAGATTCTTGTTTTGATTGGCCAAGACCCTGCAATTTCACATGAAGCTGGTAAATTTTTGACGTGGCTTGTTCCTTCACTCTTTGCCTACACAGCTATTCAGGGACTTGTTCGATATTTTCAAATGCAAAGTTTGATCACTCCTATGCTGATAAGTTCTTGTGCAACTCTTTGTTTCCATATACCTGTCTGTTGGGTTTTAACACTCCATTCAGGACTAGAAAACCTTGGAGCAGCATTAGCAATGGATATATCAAACTGgttatttgtaattattctTGGACTATACATGAAGTACTCTTCTGCTTGTGACCAAACTCGTGCCCCTATTTCTATGGAGTTATTCCATGGGATTGGAGAGTTCTTCCGCTTAGCTATCCCTTCTGCAGTAATGTCATG CCTTGAATGGTGGTCATTTGAGCTGGTCGTCTTGCTCTCAGGGCTCTTACCGAATCCAAGGCTTGAAACTTCTGTTCTATCTATCTG TATCACGACTATTTCTACAATCTATTGTATTGCATATGGACTTGGCGCTGCAGCAAG CACTAGAGTCTCAAATGAATTAGGAGCAGGAAACCCACAAGCTGCACGCATTGCTGTTTATGCTGTGTTGTTTCTTGGAATTGTTGAATCAACTTTAGTAAGCGGAACCCTTTTCGCCAGCCGTCATGTTTTTGGGTATGCTTTCAGCAACTCGAAGGAAGTAGTCGATTATGTTACGACCATATCTCCTCTGATTTCTTTGTCAGTTATAATGGACTGCCTACAAGGGGTGCTTTCAG GAGTTGCAAGGGGGTGCGGATGGCAGCATGTAGGGGCTTATGTCAACCTTGTGGCCTTTTATATTTGTGGGATTCCAGTGGCTGTCCTCTTGGGTTTCTGGTTAAAGTTTAGAGGGATTGGCCTTTGGATTGGAATACAAGTTGGTGAAGTTATACAAGTAGTTTTGCTCGCTATAGTTACAGGATGCATAAATTGGGAAAAACAG GCAAAAATGGCGAGGGAATGGTTATTAGGAGAAAGATCTTCAATCGAGAGTGGAGTAATGTAA